One segment of Triticum aestivum cultivar Chinese Spring chromosome 2A, IWGSC CS RefSeq v2.1, whole genome shotgun sequence DNA contains the following:
- the LOC123184511 gene encoding arginine decarboxylase-like, with translation MKLKFPMILRFPDVLRHRLDALHVAFAAAIKHTGYHSAYHGVFPVKVNQNEAVVQDMVRFGHEHDHGLEASSKPDLLTAMSCLLTRAKSGAYLVCNGYKDKDYVALTLAARGMGFSAVIVLEMEEELDIVVEQSRRLGVEPTIGVHAKLLTRLLGYFGSTTGKHGRFGLLAERIYDVAWKLGDLRLLLFVYYVSMCPLW, from the coding sequence ATGAAGCTCAAGTTCCCCATGATTCTCCGCTTCCCTGATGTGCTCCGGCACCGGCTCGACGCGCTCCATGTCGCGTTCGCGGCGGCCATCAAGCACACGGGGTACCACTCCGCGTACCATGGGGTGTTCCCGGTGAAGGTGAACCAGAACGAGGCGGTGGTGCAGGACATGGTCCGCTTCGGCCACGAGCACGACCACGGGCTCGAGGCCAGCTCCAAGCCGGATCTGCTCACCGCCATGAGTTGCCTCCTCACCAGGGCCAAGTCGGGCGCCTACCTGGTGTGCAACGGCTACAAGGACAAGGACTATGTCGCGCTCACCCTGGCGGCGCGTGGCATGGGCTTCAGCGCCGTCATCGTGCTGGAGATGGAGGAGGAGCTCGACATCGTCGTCGAGCAGAGCCGCAGGCTCGGCGTCGAGCCGACCATTGGTGTTCATGCCAAGCTGCTCACTAGGTTACTGGGCTATTTCGGGTCGACGACCGGCAAGCACGGCAGGTTCGGGCTGCTGGCCGAGAGGATCTACGATGTGGCGTGGAAGCTTGGGGATCTACGATTATTATTATTTGTTTATTATGTATCAATGTGTCCACTATGGTAG
- the LOC123187260 gene encoding agropine synthesis reductase, producing the protein MLTQTLGSFPSSRVRVGQMEGSTGNSPAPPPAFRNRYWILRHGRSVPNERGLIVSSLENGTKPEFGLAPQGVEQARSAGESLRKELEEMGVPVDSVKICYSPFSRTTETARVVAGVLGVPFEGPSCKATVELRERYFGPSYELLSHEKYAEVWAIDEADPFLAPEGGESVADVASRLAGVLSSADVEFHGSAVLIVSHGDPLQIFQAVLSGAKENPSFLDDASGLRKESLVISSVLSQHRKFALNTAELRRVV; encoded by the exons ATGTTAACTCAGACACTTGGTTCTTTTCCGAGTAGCAGAGTGCGGGTTGGGCAAATGGAGGGTTCGACCGGcaactcgccggcgccgccgcccgccttccgGAACAGGTACTGGATCCTCCGCCACGGCCGCAGCGTCCCCAACGAGCGCGGCCTCATCGTCTCCTCCCTG gagaacggcacgaagccggagTTCGGGCTGGCCCCTCAGGGCGTCGAGCAGGCGCGCTCCGCCGGCGAGTCGCTCCGGAAG GAGCTTGAGGAGATGGGTGTGCCGGTGGACTCTGTCAAGATCTGTTACTCGCCGTTCTCGCGGACGACGGAGACGGCCAGGGTGGTCGCCGGCGTGCTGGGCGTCCCATTTGAGGGTCCTAGCTGCAAG GCAACCGTGGAACTTCGTGAACGTTATTTTGGACCATCATATGAGTTGCTTTCACACGAGAAG TATGCAGAGGTATGGGCAATAGATGAAGCAGATCCCTTTTTGGCCCCAGAAGGTGGGGAGAGCGTTGCAGATGTTGCTAGTAGACTTGCAGGGGTGCTGTCTTCTGCAGACGTGGAGTTTCATGG CTCTGCTGTTCTTATTGTCAGCCATGGGGATCCATTGCAGATCTTTCAAGCAGTACTCAGCGGAGCCAAGGAAAACCCATCTTTCCTCGACGATGCATCTGGCCTGAGAAAGGAAAGCCTGGTAATTTCGTCCGTGTTGTCACAGCACCGTAAGTTCGCACTCAACACAGCAGAGCTGCGGCGAGTAGTGTGA
- the LOC123184512 gene encoding arginine decarboxylase-like, whose product MAKNYGGVYNIHRWGDPYFAVNKNGHLCVRPHGRDTAPGQEIDLLSVINQAAATTTTDRDDKKKRKLQFPMILRFPDVLRHRLHELHAAFATAIKHTGYSSVYQGVFPVKVNQNKAVVQDMVRFGHQHGYGLEAGSKPELLIAMSCLTRAKPGAYLVCNGYKDKDYVALALAARAMGLNAIIVLEMEEELDIVIEQSRRLGVEPAIGVRAKLLTRLPGHFGSTAGKHGKFGLLAERIYEVARKLKALNKLHWLKLLHFHVGSMIPSTDIVFKAASEAAEIYCALVNDCSAEGMTTLDCGGGLGVDYDGTRSGNSDMSVAYGLEEYASSIVQAVRLRCDDNGVPHPVLCTESGHAMASHHSMIILEALSASAIPEPRDEGETTEQLHAKIHELVSKQQPRALLNLKGDAATGMSTISSARALDMKKHGTEMYKLGKKLPKSVMADATTIYTYHMNLSVFSLIPDFWGIQRLFPMMPVSRLHERPTRMATLVDLTCDSDGKIERFIGGAETLPLHPLDPVLGGYYVAVLLSGAYQEALSSKHNLFGGPSLVRVLGGDDGEFILDTVDLGPTTEELIGTMRYDVKEDISGVIEEWAREKQVWEMVGTLVENALNTMPYLADYQPPPTA is encoded by the coding sequence ATGGCCAAGAACTACGGCGGAGTGTACAACATCCACCGCTGGGGCGACCCCTACTTCGCCGTCAACAAGAACGGCCACCTCTGCGTCCGACCCCACGGCCGTGACACGGCCCCGGGCCAGGAGATCGACCTGCTCTCCGTCATCAACCAAGCCGCAGCCACGACGACCACCGATCGCGACGACAAGAAAAAGAGGAAGCTCCAGTTCCCCATGATCCTCCGCTTCCCCGACGTGCTCCGGCACCGGCTCCACGAGCTGCATGCGGCGTTCGCGACCGCCATCAAGCACACCGGCTACAGCTCGGTCTACCAGGGCGTGTTCCCGGTGAAGGTGAATCAGAACAAGGCCGTCGTGCAGGACATGGTCCGCTTCGGCCACCAGCACGGCTACGGGCTCGAGGCCGGGTCCAAGCCGGAGCTGCTCATCGCCATGAGCTGCCTCACCAGGGCCAAGCCTGGCGCCTACCTCGTGTGCAACGGCTACAAGGACAAGGACTACGTCGCGCTCGCCCTGGCGGCGCGCGCCATGGGCCTCAACGCCATCATCGTGCTGGAGATGGAGGAGGAGCTCGACATCGTCATCGAGCAGAGCAGGCGGCTCGGCGTCGAGCCGGCCATTGGTGTTCGTGCCAAGCTGCTCACCAGGTTACCGGGCCATTTCGGGTCCACGGCCGGCAAGCACGGCAAGTTCGGGCTCCTGGCGGAGAGGATCTACGAGGTGGCACGGAAGCTCAAGGCTCTTAATAAGCTGCACTGGCTCAAGCTGCTGCACTTCCACGTCGGCTCCATGATCCCGTCCACGGACATCGTCTTCAAGGCGGCCAGCGAGGCCGCCGAGATCTACTGCGCCCTCGTGAACGACTGTAGCGCGGAGGGGATGACCACGCTGGACTGCGGCGGTGGACTCGGCGTCGACTACGACGGGACACGATCGGGAAACTCCGACATGTCGGTGGCGTATGGGCTGGAGGAGTACGCGTCCAGCATCGTGCAGGCAGTGCGGCTCAGGTGCGACGACAACGGCGTTCCCCACCCCGTGCTTTGCACCGAGAGCGGGCACGCCATGGCGTCGCACCACTCCATGATCATCCTCGAGGCGCTCTCCGCGTCTGCGATCCCCGAGCCGAGAGACGAAGGCGAGACCACCGAGCAGCTGCACGCCAAGATCCATGAGCTGGTCTCGAAGCAGCAGCCGAGGGCGCTACTCAATTTGAAGGGTGACGCAGCAACGGGCATGTCCACCATATCCTCTGCGCGCGCCTTGGACATGAAAAAGCACGGCACCGAGATGTACAAGCTGGGGAAGAAGCTCCCCAAGAGCGTCATGGCCGACGCGACAACCATCTACACCTACCACATGAACCTGTCCGTCTTCTCGCTGATCCCGGACTTCTGGGGCATCCAGCGGTTGTTCCCGATGATGCCGGTGAGCCGGCTCCACGAGAGGCCGACCCGCATGGCCACGCTCGTCGACCTCACCTGCGACAGCGACGGGAAGATCGAGAGATTCATCGGCGGGGCAGAGACGCTGCCGCTGCACCCGCTGGACCCCGTGCTCGGCGGCTACTACGTGGCCGTGCTCCTCTCCGGCGCGTACCAGGAGGCCTTGTCCTCTAAGCACAACCTGTTCGGCGGCCCCAGTCTGGTGCGCGTGCTTGGCGGTGACGACGGTGAGTTCATACTCGACACGGTTGACCTGGGCCCGACCACGGAGGAGCTTATCGGCACCATGAGGTACGACGTCAAGGAGGACATCAGCGGTGTGATCGAGGAGTGGGCGAGGGAGAAGCAGGTGTGGGAAATGGTGGGTACGCTCGTGGAGAACGCGCTCAACACCATGCCGTACCTCGCCGACTATCAACCCCCACCAACCGCCTAG